One segment of Asterias rubens chromosome 2, eAstRub1.3, whole genome shotgun sequence DNA contains the following:
- the LOC117307289 gene encoding uncharacterized protein LOC117307289: MLTRVLKLMPGKQCSKATHHIHAGLNIICKGLNRMFILSLLLGVFDATVTIGASYVNTCNQTSHAYQLRRGNSHSFYTGPIPNHVLVGQGYRYVTTQWNVTCASYCLQDDACKSFNFCHSDKRCEFNSAVYARDKSDLYPSNGCEYYDERYHTECDVSTTVGDYEPSFIKRQRDEKYRLDFAVKGATDAVVWLSEQENKDKHYEIVITGWGNTHAAIRKERTPMGQNGETYVRVEKPGLMNATEYRRFWIIYDDWEIKVGQGGQDEPFMEWTDPDRRVTVSYIGIASNSGSEVKWIFYNYCDY; the protein is encoded by the exons ATGCTGACTCGCGTATTGAAATTGATGCCGGGTAAACAGTGTTCAAAAGCCACCCATCATATCCATGCTGGGCTGAACATTATCTGCAAAG GTTTGAATCGAATGTTCATACTGTCCCTGCTGCTCGGTGTCTTTGATGCTACCGTCACCATCGGTGCAAGTTATGTCAACACGTGCAACCAGACTTCGCACGCTTATCAACTTCGACGAGGAAACTCCCACAGCTTTTACACCGGCCCGATACCCAATCATGTACTGGTCGGTCAAGGCTACCGTTACGTAACCACACAGTGGAACGTAACATGTGCCAGTTACTGTTTGCAAGATGATGCCTGCAAGTCTTTCAATTTCTGCCATTCTGACAAACGCTGCGAGTTTAACTCAGCGGTGTATGCCAGAGATAAATCTGACCTGTACCCATCCAACGGTTGTGAGTACTACGACGAAAGATACCATACAG AATGCGATGTCAGCACGACCGTTGGTGATTACGAACCAAGTTTCATCAAGCGTCAGCGAGATGAAAAATACCGACTTGATTTTGCTGTTAAAGGGGCAACTGATGCTGTTGTGTGGCTGTCCGAACAAGAGAATAAAGACAAGCATTATGAAATAG TTATTACTGGTTGGGGTAACACTCATGCCGCGATCCGCAAAGAGAGAACACCTATGGGACAGAACGGGGAAACATATGTACGCGTAGAAAAACCCGGCCTAATGAACGCCACGGAGTATCGTCGGTTCTGGATCATTTACGACGATTGGGAGATTAAGGTGGGTCAAGGCGGTCAAGACGAGCCGTTTATGGAATGGACTGATCCTGACCGTAGAGTCACCGTGAGTTATATAGGCATAGCATCCAACAGCGGGAGTGAGGTCAAGTGGATATTTTACAACTATTGCGACTATTGA